One Microbacterium sp. W4I20 DNA window includes the following coding sequences:
- a CDS encoding cytidylyltransferase domain-containing protein gives MRICTITVRAGSKGVPGKNLRIVAGRPLFGHSVAQAVATGLFDEIVVSSDSEEILDLAPSFGATGVVRRPPEMATDTAGKVSAIAHAVRSTEKRTGSRYDVCVDLDATSPLRTVDDIRAAVAMFEAADVESLITGAEARRNPYFNLVEEHSDGTVGVSKKPDDAVLRRQDAPRCFDMNGSIYVWRRESLLDDQVVFFPSTILYEMPSDRSIDVDSEFDFRIVEWLMAQRVDL, from the coding sequence ATGAGGATCTGCACGATCACGGTCCGCGCGGGGTCGAAGGGGGTCCCGGGGAAGAACCTCCGCATCGTGGCCGGACGTCCGCTCTTCGGGCACTCGGTCGCTCAGGCCGTAGCCACGGGCCTGTTCGACGAGATCGTGGTGTCCAGCGACTCCGAGGAGATTCTCGATCTCGCACCGAGCTTCGGCGCGACGGGTGTCGTCCGCAGGCCGCCCGAGATGGCGACGGACACCGCCGGCAAGGTTTCCGCGATCGCACATGCGGTCCGCTCGACGGAAAAGCGCACCGGCAGCCGGTACGACGTGTGCGTGGATCTCGACGCCACGAGCCCTCTCCGCACCGTCGATGACATCCGCGCGGCGGTCGCGATGTTCGAGGCCGCCGATGTCGAGTCGCTCATCACCGGAGCAGAAGCTCGCCGCAACCCCTACTTCAACCTCGTCGAGGAGCATTCCGACGGCACGGTCGGAGTAAGCAAGAAGCCCGACGACGCCGTTCTCCGGCGTCAGGACGCGCCTCGCTGCTTCGATATGAACGGATCCATCTACGTCTGGCGTCGCGAGTCGCTTCTTGATGATCAGGTCGTCTTCTTCCCCTCCACGATCCTCTATGAGATGCCGTCGGACCGCTCGATCGACGTCGACAGCGAGTTCGACTTCCGCATCGTCGAGTGGCTCATGGCGCAGCGAGTCGATCTGTGA
- a CDS encoding LegC family aminotransferase, with protein MSSAEAFVRTIRDVVGDEPFVGLHIPDIAEAEKHRVRECLDSTFVSSVGSFVGEFEKGIAAFTGAAYGIAVSNGTSALQVALELAGVAPGDDVIVPALSFIATANAVSHARAQPYFVDSDEETLGLSVDAVGQVLRAARPTPEGLINAATGRRIGAVVPMHTLGHPMRIVELLQLADAFGVPVVEDAAESLGSRVGAQHTGTFGALGILSFNGNKILTTGGGGMILTDDEELALRARHLTTTAKLAHRWEFEHDEVAYNFRMPNLNAALGVAQLERLPDFLAAKRRLADRYRDAFADVADVTFLAEPGGTESNYWLCAVRAAGGLDRRDELLEATNDAGLQCRPFWNLLHLQAPYRHLPHAPTPVAEALHSSVVCIPSSPALAAV; from the coding sequence ATGAGCAGCGCCGAGGCATTCGTCCGGACCATCCGTGACGTGGTCGGTGACGAGCCCTTCGTCGGGCTGCACATCCCCGACATTGCGGAGGCCGAGAAGCACCGCGTGAGGGAATGTCTCGACTCCACCTTCGTGTCGAGCGTCGGGAGCTTCGTCGGAGAGTTCGAGAAGGGCATCGCCGCCTTCACCGGCGCGGCATACGGCATCGCCGTGTCGAACGGGACGTCGGCGCTACAGGTCGCACTGGAGCTCGCCGGAGTCGCCCCCGGGGATGATGTCATCGTCCCCGCACTGTCGTTCATCGCGACGGCGAACGCCGTCTCTCACGCGAGGGCGCAACCGTATTTCGTCGACAGCGATGAAGAGACCCTCGGACTGTCGGTGGATGCGGTCGGCCAGGTGTTGCGAGCGGCGCGACCGACCCCGGAGGGGCTCATCAACGCCGCAACAGGTCGCCGTATCGGCGCGGTCGTGCCGATGCACACCCTGGGACACCCGATGCGCATCGTCGAACTCCTGCAACTCGCGGACGCGTTCGGGGTTCCCGTGGTCGAAGACGCCGCCGAATCGCTGGGAAGCCGGGTCGGCGCACAGCACACCGGGACGTTCGGGGCGCTCGGCATCCTCAGCTTCAACGGCAACAAGATCCTCACCACGGGCGGCGGGGGAATGATCCTGACCGATGACGAGGAGCTCGCCCTGCGCGCGCGCCACCTCACGACGACGGCCAAGCTGGCGCACCGCTGGGAGTTCGAGCACGATGAGGTCGCGTACAACTTCCGGATGCCCAACCTCAATGCCGCGCTGGGGGTGGCACAGCTCGAACGGCTACCCGATTTCCTCGCCGCGAAGCGCCGTCTCGCGGACCGCTATCGAGATGCTTTCGCCGACGTCGCCGACGTGACGTTCCTCGCTGAGCCCGGCGGGACGGAGAGTAACTACTGGCTCTGCGCGGTCCGCGCAGCCGGCGGACTGGATCGCCGCGACGAGCTGCTTGAGGCGACGAACGATGCGGGCCTGCAGTGCCGCCCGTTCTGGAATCTGCTGCATCTGCAGGCCCCGTATCGGCACCTTCCGCACGCTCCGACGCCGGTCGCGGAAGCGCTGCACTCGAGCGTGGTCTGCATCCCCAGCTCGCCGGCATTGGCGGCGGTATGA
- a CDS encoding nucleotidyltransferase family protein, producing MIDRQVLVIGPDTSIRTALMQLDRGGLQVVFVEDAAGRLVGAVSDGDIRRGLLSGSALEDSVGGIMNREPATVSLTASQEHVDALKSRRGIRVVAVVDGEGRMIDVVGEQGRIATPLETPVVLMAGGRGQRLYPITKDIPKPLVPLGDVPMIDIILGRLHDQGFRRVHVSVNHLGHLIEEHLGEGTALDLEITYLHEPAPLGTAGALAQLRDAIEVPFVVMNSDLLTQVDLRRMLTFHEGTGAAATIGAREYGFEIPFGVIRREGDDVIALAEKPYHSELVSAGIYVLEPVALETLAADEYCDMPTLLGRLMDDGRRVGAFEIHEEWIDVGRPEDLERARQAWERRRR from the coding sequence ATGATTGACAGGCAGGTGCTCGTCATCGGCCCGGATACGAGCATCCGAACGGCCCTCATGCAGCTCGATCGGGGCGGACTCCAGGTGGTCTTCGTGGAGGATGCCGCAGGACGCCTCGTAGGCGCAGTGAGCGACGGTGACATCCGCCGGGGCCTCCTCTCCGGATCCGCGCTCGAGGACAGCGTCGGAGGCATCATGAATCGCGAGCCTGCCACGGTCTCTCTGACGGCCAGCCAGGAGCACGTCGATGCGCTCAAGTCGCGTCGCGGCATCCGAGTGGTGGCCGTGGTAGACGGCGAAGGGCGGATGATCGACGTCGTGGGAGAGCAAGGGCGCATCGCGACTCCGCTCGAGACCCCCGTCGTGCTGATGGCGGGCGGGCGAGGTCAGCGCCTGTACCCGATCACGAAGGACATCCCGAAGCCGCTCGTGCCGCTCGGCGATGTGCCGATGATCGACATCATCCTGGGACGCCTGCACGATCAAGGGTTCCGTCGGGTCCACGTCTCAGTGAATCACCTCGGTCACCTCATCGAGGAGCACCTCGGCGAGGGTACGGCGCTGGATCTCGAGATCACCTACCTCCATGAGCCCGCGCCGTTGGGCACTGCCGGAGCGCTGGCCCAGCTGCGAGACGCGATCGAGGTGCCGTTCGTCGTGATGAACTCCGACCTCCTCACGCAGGTCGACCTCCGCCGGATGCTCACCTTCCACGAGGGCACGGGGGCGGCAGCGACGATCGGCGCTCGCGAGTACGGGTTCGAGATACCCTTCGGAGTCATCAGGCGAGAAGGCGATGACGTGATCGCGCTCGCCGAGAAGCCGTATCACAGCGAGCTCGTCAGCGCGGGCATCTACGTGCTCGAGCCCGTAGCACTCGAGACGCTCGCGGCCGACGAGTACTGCGACATGCCGACGCTGCTCGGCCGGCTCATGGATGACGGTCGGCGTGTCGGAGCATTCGAGATCCACGAGGAGTGGATCGACGTGGGCCGCCCGGAGGACCTCGAGCGCGCCCGTCAGGCGTGGGAACGGAGACGACGATGA
- the neuB gene encoding N-acetylneuraminate synthase yields the protein MTDGVFVIAEAGVNHNGSLATAKELIDLAASAGADAVKFQTFSADNLALDTAALADYQRTSEDDSRSQHDLLRQLELSREEFRELRERCDAQGIQFLSTAFDVAGLDFLVAELGIPMVKIASGDLTFVPLLVAAGRTGLPVILSTGMAEMPEIERALRFIAAGLAQANGILDTSSRITEEVLDQAWSRRDARLEFSQHVTILHCTTEYPAADAHLNLQAMQTIASTFGHRVGYSDHSLGSLASVLAVGLGAVVVEKHFTFDVKAEGPDHAASLDPDGLRAYVADLRRVPVMLGSAEKRCQPVEEGNRAVVRRSLVAAREIAEGDIVTEAAVACFRPASGRTTFDYWDVVGAPATRSYRRGELIDKRTGGHD from the coding sequence ATGACCGATGGTGTCTTCGTCATCGCCGAAGCCGGCGTGAATCACAACGGCTCCCTTGCCACCGCCAAAGAGCTGATCGACCTCGCCGCCTCCGCCGGCGCGGACGCGGTCAAGTTCCAGACCTTCTCGGCCGACAATCTCGCCCTGGATACTGCGGCGCTCGCCGACTATCAGCGGACTTCGGAGGACGACAGCCGCTCCCAGCACGACCTGCTGCGTCAGCTCGAACTGAGCCGGGAGGAGTTCCGCGAGCTTCGCGAGCGCTGCGACGCACAAGGCATCCAGTTCCTCTCCACCGCGTTCGATGTCGCGGGTCTCGACTTCCTCGTCGCCGAACTGGGGATTCCGATGGTCAAGATCGCCTCGGGCGACCTCACGTTCGTGCCCCTGCTGGTCGCGGCGGGGCGCACCGGACTGCCCGTGATCCTCTCCACCGGGATGGCAGAAATGCCCGAGATCGAGCGTGCGCTGCGCTTCATCGCCGCTGGTCTGGCGCAGGCGAACGGGATTCTGGACACTTCTTCTCGTATCACCGAGGAGGTCCTGGACCAGGCGTGGAGCCGACGCGATGCTCGTCTCGAGTTCTCCCAGCACGTCACGATCTTGCACTGCACGACCGAATACCCAGCCGCCGACGCGCATCTGAATCTCCAAGCAATGCAGACGATCGCTTCGACCTTCGGTCATCGTGTCGGCTACTCGGACCACTCCCTCGGCTCGCTCGCTTCGGTCCTCGCGGTGGGCCTCGGCGCGGTGGTGGTCGAGAAGCACTTCACCTTCGATGTGAAGGCTGAGGGCCCGGATCACGCCGCTTCCCTCGATCCCGACGGTCTGCGCGCCTACGTGGCCGACCTCCGACGAGTACCGGTCATGCTGGGGTCGGCTGAGAAGCGGTGCCAGCCCGTCGAGGAGGGCAACCGTGCCGTCGTCCGGCGCAGCCTGGTGGCGGCGAGGGAGATCGCTGAGGGCGACATCGTGACGGAGGCAGCCGTGGCGTGCTTCCGTCCCGCGTCGGGTCGGACGACCTTCGATTACTGGGACGTGGTCGGCGCACCGGCGACGCGTTCCTACCGACGGGGAGAACTCATCGACAAGAGGACAGGCGGACATGATTGA
- a CDS encoding LGFP repeat-containing protein — MVPATAASASVSSTSSAHLARASVDPAAAGIVKTSLVGFNAGNIISDATFTNSGTMSEAQIQSFFSSKVARCLGGKDEDGKQIVCLKDFRISSVTRPADAYCDGYTGAANESAARIIYRVAQSCNINPQVLIVMLQKEQGLITHTWPSAWRFNIALGQGCPDTAPCDPNYIGFFHQIYGAARQMQIYMEGKWFQWYAPGKTWNILYNPNASCGSSPVRVANKATSALYYYTPYQPNAAALRAGYGEGNSCSAYGNRNFYNYFTDWFGSTQTVDPLGEISRLHTKLGGASGVLGAAGAQPNCTAATARCTWNYAKGVITWTRALGPITVYGAVYTEYVAQGGLTGKLGYPTATPKAITDPNGDGISQEFATGWIHSSTKGTFASGRSVMTAYSAAGWLRGPLGWPTSRETCGSQMCGQSFAGGLIRYPAGQPAYVVPAVDNQQIKTVYTAQGGSGGPLAYAVSPVQSIVDPNGDGFAQRFEGGWIHSSAAGTFASSATIMTAYSKVGWVRGAFGWPTGPETCTSTVCSQPFQGGVLQFKKGEPAGPAADVTNSAIRTVYQASGGATGPLGYPLQPVKRVTDANGNGYAQQFAGGWIHSSARGTFASSAQIMALYSAAGWVRGSLGWPTGAEKCTDLGCTQPFAKGSLTAATAGSDGTKITAAIRTLHQSLGGLSGWIGAPSGVVQHVTDANGNGDAQRFVNGWIHSSAKGTFASSARIMTAYSASGWVRGALGWPTGAETAVTDPNGNGVTQQFTGGWIHSSDAGSFSSSTRIMTAYSAAGWLRGALGWPTGAETTVTDKNGNGVAQKFDGGWIHSSASGSFASSAAIMKAYSAAGWLRGPLGWPTGAETCASGACAQSFAGGTIRYQSGSAAVAILTGQNQAIQKAYQAAGGAAGFLGQAAGSVQTITDKNGNGFAQKFDGGWIHSSGYGTFTSSTTIMQVFSPAGWIRGSLGWPVGAEACADGICRQAFVNGAIRVQGTQEAVVLTTSNAKISQLYTSMGGAKSMLGFADRDVTVVTDPNGNGFGQAFTGGWIHSSSYGTFASSSAMMKLYSARGWIRGDLGWPTSAETCSSTKCTQSFANGTLSYTR, encoded by the coding sequence ACGGGTACACGGGCGCCGCGAACGAGTCGGCCGCGCGGATCATCTACCGAGTGGCGCAATCCTGCAACATCAATCCCCAGGTGCTCATCGTGATGCTCCAGAAGGAGCAGGGCCTGATCACACACACCTGGCCGAGCGCCTGGCGGTTCAACATCGCGCTGGGCCAGGGCTGCCCGGACACCGCGCCGTGCGACCCGAACTACATCGGTTTCTTCCACCAGATCTACGGCGCCGCGCGTCAGATGCAGATCTACATGGAAGGCAAGTGGTTCCAGTGGTACGCACCCGGGAAGACGTGGAACATCCTCTACAACCCGAACGCCTCGTGCGGTTCGTCACCGGTGCGCGTCGCCAACAAGGCGACGTCGGCGCTGTACTACTACACCCCGTACCAGCCGAACGCGGCCGCACTTCGTGCCGGTTACGGCGAGGGCAACAGCTGCTCCGCGTACGGCAACCGGAACTTCTACAACTACTTCACTGACTGGTTCGGATCGACCCAGACCGTGGATCCGCTCGGCGAGATCTCACGTCTGCACACCAAGCTCGGCGGCGCGTCCGGTGTGCTCGGAGCTGCGGGCGCGCAGCCGAACTGCACGGCAGCCACCGCGCGGTGCACCTGGAACTACGCGAAGGGTGTCATCACCTGGACGCGCGCCCTCGGTCCGATCACCGTCTACGGCGCGGTCTACACCGAGTACGTCGCACAGGGCGGGCTCACCGGCAAACTCGGATATCCGACTGCGACTCCGAAGGCGATCACCGATCCCAACGGCGACGGCATCTCCCAGGAGTTCGCGACGGGGTGGATCCATTCCTCGACGAAGGGCACGTTCGCCTCGGGGCGAAGCGTCATGACGGCATACAGCGCCGCCGGATGGCTTCGCGGGCCCCTGGGCTGGCCCACGAGCAGAGAAACCTGCGGATCGCAGATGTGTGGTCAGTCGTTCGCGGGAGGACTGATCCGGTACCCGGCGGGACAGCCGGCCTACGTCGTCCCGGCGGTGGATAACCAGCAGATCAAGACGGTCTACACCGCGCAGGGCGGATCAGGCGGACCGCTCGCCTACGCCGTCTCGCCTGTGCAGAGCATCGTGGACCCGAACGGCGACGGCTTCGCGCAGAGATTCGAGGGGGGCTGGATCCATTCCTCCGCGGCCGGTACGTTCGCATCGTCCGCGACGATCATGACCGCCTACAGCAAGGTCGGGTGGGTGCGCGGGGCGTTCGGATGGCCCACAGGGCCGGAGACCTGCACCTCGACAGTATGCTCGCAGCCGTTCCAAGGCGGGGTGCTGCAGTTCAAGAAGGGTGAGCCCGCCGGTCCTGCGGCCGACGTGACGAACTCTGCCATCCGCACGGTGTACCAGGCCTCCGGCGGCGCGACAGGCCCACTGGGGTACCCGCTGCAGCCGGTGAAACGGGTGACCGACGCGAACGGCAACGGCTATGCCCAGCAGTTCGCCGGCGGCTGGATCCACTCCAGCGCGCGCGGAACCTTCGCGAGCTCCGCTCAGATCATGGCGCTCTACTCGGCCGCCGGCTGGGTGCGCGGGTCGCTCGGCTGGCCCACCGGTGCAGAGAAGTGCACAGACCTCGGATGCACGCAGCCGTTCGCCAAGGGCAGCCTGACAGCCGCGACGGCAGGGTCGGATGGTACCAAGATCACCGCGGCAATCCGTACCCTCCACCAGTCGCTCGGCGGGCTTTCGGGGTGGATCGGGGCGCCCTCCGGGGTGGTCCAGCACGTGACCGATGCGAACGGCAACGGCGACGCGCAGCGCTTCGTGAACGGCTGGATCCACTCCTCGGCCAAGGGCACTTTCGCCTCGTCCGCACGGATCATGACCGCGTACAGCGCGTCCGGCTGGGTCCGAGGCGCACTGGGGTGGCCGACGGGGGCGGAGACCGCGGTCACCGATCCGAACGGCAACGGTGTGACTCAGCAGTTCACCGGTGGCTGGATCCATTCGTCGGATGCCGGATCGTTCTCCTCGTCGACGCGGATCATGACCGCGTACAGCGCCGCGGGCTGGCTCCGAGGTGCGCTCGGCTGGCCGACGGGCGCGGAGACGACAGTCACCGACAAGAACGGCAACGGCGTCGCACAGAAGTTCGACGGTGGCTGGATCCACTCGTCGGCGAGCGGCTCGTTCGCCTCCTCCGCAGCGATCATGAAGGCGTACAGCGCCGCCGGGTGGTTGCGCGGACCGCTCGGCTGGCCGACGGGGGCCGAGACGTGTGCTTCCGGCGCCTGCGCGCAGTCGTTCGCAGGAGGCACCATCCGGTACCAGTCCGGCTCAGCGGCGGTGGCGATCCTGACGGGGCAGAACCAGGCCATCCAGAAGGCGTATCAGGCGGCCGGTGGCGCTGCGGGCTTCCTCGGGCAGGCGGCGGGGTCTGTGCAGACGATCACCGACAAGAACGGCAACGGCTTCGCGCAGAAGTTCGACGGCGGCTGGATCCACTCTTCTGGCTACGGCACCTTCACGTCCTCGACCACCATCATGCAGGTGTTCAGCCCGGCCGGCTGGATCCGCGGATCGCTGGGGTGGCCGGTCGGTGCGGAAGCCTGTGCCGATGGGATCTGCCGGCAGGCCTTCGTGAACGGCGCCATTCGCGTGCAGGGTACGCAAGAAGCGGTCGTCCTGACCACGTCGAACGCGAAGATCTCTCAGCTCTACACGTCCATGGGCGGCGCCAAGAGCATGCTCGGGTTCGCGGACCGCGACGTGACTGTGGTGACTGACCCGAACGGCAACGGATTCGGGCAGGCGTTCACCGGGGGGTGGATCCACTCCTCCTCCTACGGAACCTTCGCGTCGTCGAGCGCGATGATGAAGCTGTACAGCGCTCGCGGCTGGATCCGCGGAGACCTCGGCTGGCCGACGAGCGCTGAAACGTGCTCGTCGACGAAGTGCACCCAGTCGTTCGCCAACGGGACCCTGTCTTACACCAGGTAG
- a CDS encoding GDP-mannose 4,6-dehydratase — MKVLLTGADGFIGSHLAEQLVRDGHDVRALVLYNSFDSRGWLDGIDPEIASQIEFLPGDVRDPALMMSAVRDRDAVLHLAALIAIPYSYAAPDLYVQTNIQGTLNLLNAARAADISRFIHTSTSEVYGTARYVPMDEGHPLQGQSPYSASKIAADQMVNSYHASFGLPTVTIRPFNTFGPRQSARAVIPTIISQLAAGKREIQLGAITPSRDFTYVPDTVSGFTTALTSTAGVGEVINLGAGFEVSIGQTFDLIAEVMGVDATATEDPSRLRPASSEVERLFSDNTKAREILGWSPRHEGIEGFREGLRATAEWFTDPANLARYRTDAYVV, encoded by the coding sequence ATGAAGGTACTGCTCACAGGAGCTGACGGATTCATCGGATCGCACCTCGCGGAGCAACTCGTCAGAGACGGCCATGATGTCCGGGCGCTCGTGCTCTACAACTCGTTCGACTCCCGGGGCTGGCTCGACGGCATCGATCCGGAGATCGCGTCGCAGATCGAGTTCCTCCCGGGGGATGTGCGGGATCCGGCGCTCATGATGTCGGCAGTACGGGACCGTGACGCCGTCCTGCACCTTGCTGCGCTGATCGCGATCCCGTATTCCTACGCGGCTCCCGACCTGTATGTCCAGACGAACATCCAGGGCACGCTGAATCTCCTGAACGCTGCTCGCGCGGCGGACATCAGCCGCTTCATCCACACCTCGACGAGCGAGGTGTACGGCACGGCCCGCTATGTCCCGATGGACGAGGGGCACCCCCTGCAGGGGCAGTCCCCGTACTCCGCTTCGAAGATCGCCGCTGATCAGATGGTGAACTCGTACCACGCATCCTTCGGCCTCCCGACAGTGACGATCCGGCCCTTCAACACCTTCGGTCCCCGCCAGTCCGCGCGCGCGGTCATTCCGACGATCATCAGTCAACTCGCCGCGGGGAAGCGCGAGATCCAGCTCGGCGCCATCACGCCTTCGCGCGACTTCACGTACGTTCCCGACACCGTCTCCGGGTTCACGACGGCGCTCACGAGCACCGCGGGCGTCGGCGAGGTCATCAACCTCGGTGCCGGCTTCGAGGTGTCGATCGGCCAGACCTTCGACCTGATCGCCGAGGTGATGGGCGTCGATGCGACCGCGACCGAGGACCCGTCCCGCCTGCGGCCGGCCAGCTCCGAGGTCGAGCGGTTGTTCTCCGACAACACGAAGGCCCGTGAGATCCTCGGCTGGAGCCCGCGCCATGAAGGCATCGAAGGTTTCCGCGAGGGGCTCCGCGCCACGGCGGAGTGGTTCACAGACCCGGCGAACCTCGCCCGGTACCGCACCGACGCGTACGTCGTATGA
- the neuC gene encoding UDP-N-acetylglucosamine 2-epimerase: MRRVAVLTGTRADYGLLRGLLREIDADPELDLRIIVTGTHLIDAFGRTETEIVADGLPIAASVPIWSEADTRSAVAADVGRALPRYAEALIELEPDVLVVLGDRLEAFAAAAAATILSIPIAHIHGGELTEGAMDDALRHSLTKMAYLHFTSTEDHRRRVIQLGEEPGRVHFHGAPIVDALNALELLPREQVAARFGIRLPKQTALVTFHPAVMDVESPEVLLDELLAGLLDVDGLHIVITGSNSDIGTADVRRRIGEFVAAHPERVDFVESFGQVAYLSVMAAAAVVAGNSSSTVLEAPVLGIPSVLIGDRQKGRPVSASVASPSPDRGAIADAVRVAISSPASVEGTAIFGGPGFAALTTQTLRDSAIPRPPRKRFHDLEEKPHS, from the coding sequence ATGAGGAGGGTCGCGGTTCTCACCGGTACCCGCGCCGACTATGGTCTGCTCCGGGGGCTGCTGCGCGAGATCGATGCGGACCCGGAGCTCGACCTCCGCATCATCGTGACGGGCACGCATCTGATTGATGCGTTCGGGCGCACCGAGACCGAGATCGTGGCGGACGGTCTGCCGATCGCCGCTTCCGTTCCGATCTGGTCGGAGGCGGACACCCGGAGTGCGGTGGCCGCCGACGTGGGGAGGGCTCTTCCGCGCTATGCCGAGGCTCTGATCGAGCTCGAACCGGATGTCCTCGTCGTCCTCGGCGACCGGCTCGAGGCATTCGCTGCCGCGGCGGCCGCTACGATCCTCTCCATCCCGATCGCCCACATCCACGGCGGAGAACTCACCGAAGGGGCCATGGACGATGCGCTGCGTCACTCCCTGACAAAGATGGCCTATCTGCATTTCACCTCTACCGAGGACCACCGGCGCCGGGTGATCCAACTCGGCGAGGAACCGGGGCGTGTGCACTTCCACGGTGCGCCGATCGTCGACGCGCTGAATGCGCTCGAGCTGCTCCCGCGCGAGCAGGTCGCTGCAAGATTCGGCATCCGACTTCCGAAGCAGACGGCTCTCGTGACGTTCCACCCCGCGGTCATGGACGTCGAGTCTCCCGAGGTGCTTCTCGACGAGCTCCTAGCGGGGCTCCTCGACGTCGACGGCCTGCATATCGTCATCACCGGATCGAACTCAGACATCGGCACTGCGGATGTCCGTCGCCGGATCGGGGAGTTCGTGGCCGCGCACCCCGAGCGGGTGGACTTCGTCGAATCCTTCGGCCAGGTCGCCTATCTGAGCGTGATGGCGGCCGCGGCGGTCGTCGCCGGGAACTCTTCCAGCACGGTGCTGGAGGCGCCGGTTCTCGGCATTCCGTCCGTTCTGATCGGCGACCGGCAGAAGGGGCGGCCGGTCTCCGCGAGCGTCGCCTCGCCGTCGCCGGACCGCGGCGCCATCGCTGATGCCGTGCGCGTTGCGATCAGCAGCCCGGCGAGCGTCGAGGGCACGGCGATCTTCGGCGGGCCGGGTTTCGCAGCGCTCACCACACAGACTCTGCGCGATTCCGCCATCCCGCGACCGCCCCGGAAAAGATTCCACGACCTCGAGGAGAAGCCGCACTCATGA